In one Mycobacterium sp. NBC_00419 genomic region, the following are encoded:
- a CDS encoding M24 family metallopeptidase, whose product MSASRFPSDVYARRLHAAAAAASQAGLAGLIVTPGYDLRYLLGSRAQTFERLTALVIPAAGAPVVVLPRLELASLKESAATDLGLSVQDWVDGENPYDIVAEALGGHARVAVTDSMPALHLLPLAERLGAVPVLATDVLRELRMHKDPAEIDALRTAGAAIDRVHARVPEFLKPGRSEADVAADIAEAIVAEGHSEVAFIIVGSGPNGADPHHECSDRVLQDGDIIVVDIGGPVEPGYNSDCTRTYSLGEPSAQIAEQYALLQQAQAAGVAAVRPGVTAEQVDAAARDVLAQAGLAEYFVHRTGHGIGLSVHEEPYIVAGNDLPLAEGMAFSVEPGIYFPGHWGARIEDIVIVTDDGALAVNSRPHDLVVVPT is encoded by the coding sequence ATGAGCGCCAGCCGTTTCCCATCCGACGTGTATGCCCGTCGGCTCCATGCCGCCGCAGCCGCGGCGTCCCAAGCGGGGCTTGCGGGCCTGATCGTCACACCGGGATACGACCTGCGCTACCTGCTGGGGTCGCGGGCCCAGACCTTCGAGCGACTGACGGCGCTGGTGATTCCCGCCGCGGGTGCGCCCGTCGTGGTGCTGCCGCGGCTGGAGCTGGCGTCGCTGAAGGAGTCCGCGGCCACCGACCTCGGCCTGTCGGTGCAGGACTGGGTGGACGGCGAGAACCCGTACGACATCGTCGCCGAGGCTCTCGGTGGGCACGCCCGGGTCGCGGTGACCGACTCGATGCCCGCGCTGCACCTGTTGCCGCTGGCCGAGCGATTGGGCGCGGTGCCGGTGCTGGCCACCGACGTCCTGCGCGAGCTGCGGATGCACAAGGACCCGGCCGAGATCGATGCGCTGCGCACCGCCGGCGCCGCAATCGACCGGGTACACGCCCGGGTGCCTGAGTTCCTCAAGCCCGGTCGCAGCGAGGCTGACGTCGCCGCCGATATCGCCGAAGCCATTGTGGCCGAAGGGCATTCGGAGGTGGCCTTCATCATCGTCGGCTCCGGGCCCAACGGCGCCGACCCGCACCACGAATGCTCAGATCGGGTATTGCAGGACGGCGATATCATCGTGGTCGACATCGGCGGCCCGGTCGAGCCGGGCTACAACTCCGACTGCACCCGCACGTATAGCCTCGGCGAGCCCAGTGCGCAAATCGCCGAGCAGTACGCGCTGCTGCAGCAGGCGCAGGCTGCCGGTGTGGCGGCGGTGCGGCCGGGGGTGACCGCAGAGCAGGTCGACGCCGCGGCCCGCGATGTGCTGGCGCAGGCCGGGCTGGCCGAGTACTTCGTGCACCGCACCGGCCACGGGATCGGCTTGTCGGTGCACGAGGAGCCCTACATCGTGGCGGGCAACGACCTGCCGCTGGCCGAGGGTATGGCGTTCTCGGTGGAGCCGGGAATCTACTTCCCGGGCCACTGGGGAGCGCGCATCGAGGACATCGTCATCGTCACCGATGACGGCGCGCTGGCGGTCAACAGCCGCCCGCACGACCTGGTGGTCGTCCCGACCTAG
- a CDS encoding 5'-3' exonuclease, protein MPHDSSAPVLLLDGASMWFRSFFGVPSSITAPDGRPVNAVRGFIDSVATLVTRERPSRLVVCLDLDWRPQFRVDAIPSYKAHRVAQESPSDEPDLEEVPDDLSPQVDMIMELLDAFGIAAAGAPGFEADDVLGTLAAAERRHRTVVVSGDRDLLQLVADDPVEIRVLYLGRGLSNAVMFGPAEVAEKYGVPGHRAGPAYAELALLRGDPSDGLPGVPGIGEKTAATLLAQYSSLDDILTAAHDPKSTLSKASRSKILAAIDYIEAAGPVVAVARDAPVEFSTADDTLPLSAADPARVAELAQAYGVSSSIARLQKALDSLPG, encoded by the coding sequence GTGCCGCACGACTCGTCCGCCCCGGTGTTGCTGCTCGACGGTGCCAGCATGTGGTTCCGGTCGTTCTTCGGGGTGCCGTCGTCGATCACCGCACCGGACGGCAGACCCGTCAACGCGGTGCGCGGCTTCATCGACAGTGTGGCCACGCTGGTCACCCGGGAACGGCCCAGCCGGCTGGTGGTGTGCCTCGACCTGGATTGGCGCCCCCAGTTCCGGGTCGATGCGATCCCGTCGTACAAGGCGCACCGCGTCGCGCAGGAGAGCCCGAGCGACGAGCCTGACCTGGAAGAGGTTCCCGACGACCTGAGCCCCCAGGTCGACATGATCATGGAGTTGCTCGACGCATTCGGGATCGCGGCTGCCGGGGCGCCGGGCTTCGAGGCCGACGACGTGCTGGGCACCCTGGCCGCCGCCGAACGGCGGCACCGGACCGTCGTCGTCAGCGGCGACCGGGACCTTCTGCAACTCGTCGCCGACGACCCGGTCGAAATCCGTGTGCTGTATCTGGGCCGGGGACTGTCCAACGCGGTGATGTTCGGCCCGGCCGAGGTCGCCGAGAAGTACGGCGTGCCTGGGCATCGGGCCGGGCCGGCATACGCCGAACTCGCCCTGCTGCGCGGCGACCCGTCCGACGGACTGCCCGGGGTGCCCGGCATCGGCGAGAAGACCGCCGCCACTTTATTGGCGCAATACAGCTCCCTGGATGACATCCTGACGGCCGCACACGACCCGAAATCGACGCTTTCCAAGGCATCTCGGTCCAAGATCCTGGCGGCCATCGACTACATCGAGGCAGCCGGACCGGTGGTGGCGGTGGCCCGCGATGCCCCGGTGGAGTTCTCCACCGCCGACGACACGCTGCCCCTGTCAGCTGCCGACCCGGCCAGGGTGGCGGAGCTGGCGCAGGCCTACGGGGTGAGCTCGTCGATCGCGCGGCTGCAGAAGGCGCTGGACTCGCTGCCCGGCTGA
- a CDS encoding thiocyanate hydrolase: MSDDDFVVLDEIVQRRQTWSAMAAKYGVENPLPPWKTSLDGLCDVLDKSCATEDVDFTFKQRRDEEDELSATRYADLPYPENQLVSLAHSLMARGLIDEAELRQRLDAVRARLEAQ; the protein is encoded by the coding sequence GACGAGATTGTGCAGCGCCGCCAGACCTGGTCGGCCATGGCCGCCAAGTACGGTGTGGAGAACCCGCTGCCGCCGTGGAAGACGAGCCTCGACGGGCTGTGTGATGTGCTCGACAAGTCTTGTGCCACAGAGGATGTGGACTTTACGTTCAAGCAGCGCCGCGACGAGGAGGACGAGCTGTCCGCCACCCGCTACGCCGACCTGCCGTATCCGGAGAACCAGCTGGTCTCACTGGCCCATTCCCTGATGGCCCGTGGGCTCATCGACGAGGCCGAACTCCGGCAACGCCTGGATGCGGTGCGGGCGCGCCTGGAGGCGCAGTAG
- a CDS encoding LLM class flavin-dependent oxidoreductase codes for MSIKLHWFLPTYGDSRLIVGGGHGTPAGAAHSDRDASIDYLASIVRGAETFGFTGALIPTGAWCEDAFITAALLARETTSLAFLVAFRPGLVSPTLSAQMAATFARHAPGRILLNVVVGGEAHEQRAFGDHLDKDARYARADEFLDIVSRLWRGETVTTHGEYVSVEEASLATPPNPVPPLYFGGSSAAAGPIAARHADVYLTWGEPPAAVREKIEWIRKLAAEEGRSVRFGIRLHTISRDEASEAWSQADKLVAALDDETVRSAQAGLGRSQSEGQRRMLALHEASRSDGSWHDARSLEIAPNLWAGVGLVRGGAGTALVGSHTDVADRIAEYAEIGIDEFIFSGYPHLEELFWFGEGVVPILRERGLFDGPATQAAPASIPFVGAAR; via the coding sequence ATGTCGATCAAGCTGCACTGGTTTCTGCCCACCTACGGCGACAGCCGACTGATCGTCGGTGGCGGCCACGGGACACCGGCCGGAGCCGCGCATAGCGACCGGGACGCGTCCATCGACTACCTCGCCTCGATCGTGCGCGGGGCGGAGACCTTCGGCTTCACCGGCGCTCTGATTCCGACCGGCGCCTGGTGCGAGGACGCGTTCATCACGGCCGCGCTGCTTGCCCGGGAGACCACCTCGCTGGCATTCCTGGTGGCGTTCCGGCCAGGCCTGGTCAGTCCCACGCTGTCGGCGCAGATGGCGGCCACGTTCGCCCGGCACGCCCCCGGCCGCATCCTGCTCAACGTGGTCGTCGGCGGAGAGGCCCACGAGCAGCGGGCCTTCGGCGACCATCTCGACAAGGACGCCCGCTACGCGCGCGCCGACGAATTCCTCGACATCGTCAGCAGGCTCTGGCGCGGTGAGACGGTCACCACACACGGTGAGTACGTCAGCGTCGAGGAGGCCAGCCTCGCCACGCCGCCGAACCCGGTCCCCCCGCTGTACTTCGGGGGCAGTTCGGCTGCGGCGGGCCCGATCGCCGCGCGCCACGCCGACGTGTACCTGACCTGGGGCGAGCCACCGGCCGCCGTCCGCGAGAAGATCGAGTGGATCCGCAAGCTGGCCGCCGAGGAGGGCCGCAGCGTCCGATTCGGGATCCGCCTGCACACCATCTCGCGCGACGAGGCGAGCGAAGCCTGGTCGCAGGCCGACAAGCTGGTGGCTGCCCTCGACGACGAGACCGTGCGTTCGGCGCAGGCCGGATTGGGGCGCAGTCAGTCCGAGGGCCAGCGCCGGATGCTCGCGCTGCACGAGGCCAGCCGGTCCGACGGCTCCTGGCATGACGCCCGCAGTCTGGAGATCGCGCCGAACCTGTGGGCCGGCGTCGGGCTGGTCCGCGGCGGGGCCGGAACCGCGTTGGTGGGCAGCCACACCGACGTGGCCGACCGGATCGCCGAGTACGCAGAGATCGGGATCGACGAGTTCATCTTCTCGGGCTACCCGCATCTGGAGGAATTGTTCTGGTTCGGCGAAGGCGTGGTCCCGATCCTGCGTGAGCGCGGCCTGTTCGACGGGCCGGCCACTCAGGCTGCACCGGCGTCGATCCCGTTCGTCGGCGCCGCGCGCTGA